One Cryptomeria japonica chromosome 9, Sugi_1.0, whole genome shotgun sequence genomic window carries:
- the LOC131060967 gene encoding citrate synthase, glyoxysomal, producing the protein MASLEGRNTQSTANSRLAVFSRHLLGPAENSFPVIENSPVSAQTVGGLRGSLTVIDNRTGKKIEVEVSEGGTIKATDFKKLTTGADDKGLKLYDPGYFNTAPVRSSISYIDGDEGILRYRGYPIEELAEKSTFPEVAYLLMYGNLPSATQLADWEFAISQHSALPDGLMDIIQKMPHDAHPMGMLVSAISALSTFHPDANPALRGQDLYNSKSVRNKQIARVLGKVPTIAAATNLRRNGRQPVFPSNNLSYAENFLYMLDSYGDRTYRPNPRLARVLDVLFILHAEHEMNCSTAAARHLASSGVDVYTALAGATGALYGPLHGGANEAVLRMLSEIGTVDNIPEFIEGVKNRKRKMSGFGHRVYKNYDPRAKVIRKLAEEVFSIVGRDPLIEVAVALEKTALSDEYFVKRKLYPNVDFYSGLIYRALGFDTEFFPVLFAIPRMAGYLAHWKESLDDPDTKIMRPQQWYTGVWLRQYTPVNEREVAEKTEKLGELSISNATRRRRAGFLA; encoded by the exons ATGGCTTCTCTGGAGGGTCGTAATACTCAATCGACCGCCAATAGCAGATTAGCAGTATTCTCTCGTCATTTGCTGGGGCCTGCCGAGAATTCTTTTCCGGTTATTGAGAATTCGCCGGTGTCTGCACAGACGGTCGGCGGTCTCAGGGGCTCTCTGACTGTAATTGATAATAGAACAGGAAAAAAAATCGAGGTGGAAGTTAGTGAAGGAGGAACAATCAAGGCTACTGATTTCAAAAAG TTAACTACAGGTGCAGATGACAAGGGACTGAAGCTATATGATCCAGGTTATTTTAATACTGCTCCTGTTCGTTCATCTATTTCATACATAGATGGAGATGAAGGTATATTGCGATATAGAGGTTATCCAATTGAAGAGTTAGCTGAGAAGAGCACATTTCCTGAGGTGGCTTACCTTTTaa TGTATGGAAATCTACCATCCGCGACTCAACTGGCAGATTGGGAATTTGCTATTTCACAACACTCAGCACTACCTGATGGACTTATG GATATCATACAAAAGATGCCTCATGATGCTCATCCGATGGGTATGCTGGTCTCTGCAATTAGTGCACTTTCTACATTTCACCCAGATGCCAATCCAGCTTTGAGG GGTCAAGATCTTTACAACTCAAAGTCTGTTCGGAACAAGCAGATTGCCCGTGTGTTGGGGAAG GTGCCAACTATAGCAGCGGCTACAAACTTGAGAAGGAATGGGAGACAACCAGTTTTTCCTTCTAACAATCTTTCATATGCAGAAAATTTCCTTTATATGTTGGATTCATA TGGTGATAGGACATACAGGCCTAATCCTCGACTTGCAAGGGTGTTGGACGTACTTTTTATCTTGCATGCTGAGCATGAAATGAATTGCTCAACTGCAGCTGCTCGACATCTGGCTTCAAG TGGTGTGGATGTCTATACAGCACTTGCTGGAGCAACTGGTGCTTTGTATGGCCCTCTACATGGAGGGGCGAATGAG GCTGTCCTTAGAATGCTGAGCGAAATTGGGACAGTTGATAACATTCCAGAGTTCATTGAGGGTGTCAAAAACAG GAAGAGAAAGATGTCTGGATTTGGTCATCGAGTTTACAAGAACTATGATCCACGGGCCAAGGTGATTCGTAAGCTGGCAGAAGAAGTATTCTCCATTGTTGGGCGTGATCCTTTGATTGAG GTAGCTGTGGCTCTAGAGAAGACTGCACTTTCAGATGAGTACTTTGTGAAGCGCAAGCTTTACCCAAACGTGGATTTCTATTCGGGCTTGATTTACAG AGCACTGGGCTTTGATACTGAGTTCTTTCCAGTCCTTTTTGCGATTCCACGCATGGCGGGTTATCTTGCACATTGGAAAGAATCTCTTGATGATCCAGATACAAAAATTATGAGACCTCAACAG TGGTACACTGGTGTGTGGCTTCGCCAATATACCCCTGTGAACGAGAGGGAAGTTGCAGAGAAAACTGAAAAACTTGGTGAATTATCTATTTCTAATGCAACAAGAAGGCGTCGTGCTGGATTCCTTGCATGA